The following coding sequences are from one Streptomyces venezuelae window:
- the mce gene encoding methylmalonyl-CoA epimerase — MLTRIDHIGIACFDLDKTIEFYRETYGFEVLHIEANEEQGLREAMLRINGTSDGGMSCLQLLESTREDSVVGKWLAKNGEGVHHIAFGTADVDGDADAIRDKGIRVLYDEPRIGSMGSRITFLHPKDCHGVLTELVTAAPSDRAGH; from the coding sequence ATGCTGACGCGAATTGATCACATCGGGATCGCCTGCTTCGACCTCGACAAGACCATCGAGTTCTACCGTGAGACGTACGGTTTCGAGGTCCTCCACATCGAGGCCAACGAGGAACAGGGCCTCCGGGAGGCGATGTTGAGGATCAACGGGACGTCGGACGGCGGTATGAGTTGCCTCCAGCTCCTGGAGTCGACCCGCGAGGACTCCGTGGTGGGCAAGTGGCTGGCCAAGAACGGCGAGGGCGTCCACCACATCGCGTTCGGCACGGCGGACGTGGACGGCGACGCCGACGCCATCCGGGACAAGGGAATCCGGGTGCTCTACGACGAGCCGCGGATCGGGTCCATGGGGTCGCGGATCACCTTCCTGCATCCCAAGGACTGCCACGGGGTGCTGACCGAACTCGTCACGGCCGCGCCGTCGGACCGGGCCGGGCACTGA
- the ccrA gene encoding crotonyl-CoA carboxylase/reductase: MDELSAAVIAGASPDVLESLPVPAEYNAAHLRAEDVGIFSGVEDKDVRKTIHLGRVPMPELAPDEVLVAVMAAAMNYNTIWSATFEPLPTFNFLRHYGKQGGWAARHDQPYHVLGSDAAGVIVRVGDGVRNWKVGDHVAVATAHVDDQEPLTQHDGMLGHEQRAWGFETNFGGLADYAVVRASQLLPKAAHLTWEEAASNPLCAGTAYRMLVSERGANMRQGDVVLVWGAAGGLGGYAVQFVRNGGGIPVGIVSSDEKAEVARKLGCELVIDRREIGEISADPDVTVAAGKRLGKIIRREVGEDPNIVFEHVGRETFGVSVFVARRGGTIVTCGSSTGYQHTFDNRYLWMRLKKIVGSHGANLYEQHQANRLIQRGKVMPMLSAVHPFQETGEAARAIQLNEHLGKVGVLCLSPAAGLGVTDPALRARIGEDRVAPLMTA; encoded by the coding sequence ATGGACGAGCTTTCGGCAGCTGTGATCGCGGGCGCCTCGCCCGACGTACTGGAGAGCCTTCCGGTCCCCGCCGAATACAACGCTGCCCATCTGCGAGCCGAGGACGTCGGCATCTTCTCCGGTGTGGAGGACAAGGACGTCCGCAAGACCATTCACCTCGGCAGGGTCCCGATGCCGGAACTCGCCCCCGACGAGGTGCTGGTCGCCGTCATGGCGGCGGCGATGAACTACAACACCATCTGGTCCGCGACCTTCGAGCCGCTGCCCACCTTCAACTTCCTGCGCCACTACGGCAAGCAGGGCGGCTGGGCCGCCCGGCACGACCAGCCCTACCACGTGCTCGGCTCGGATGCCGCCGGAGTGATCGTGCGCGTCGGTGACGGGGTGCGCAACTGGAAGGTCGGCGACCACGTCGCCGTGGCGACGGCACACGTCGACGACCAGGAACCGCTGACCCAGCACGACGGCATGCTGGGGCACGAGCAGCGGGCCTGGGGATTCGAGACGAACTTCGGCGGTCTCGCCGACTACGCGGTCGTCCGGGCCAGCCAGTTGCTGCCCAAGGCCGCCCACCTCACCTGGGAGGAGGCGGCCAGCAATCCGCTGTGCGCCGGCACGGCCTACCGGATGCTCGTGAGCGAGCGCGGTGCCAACATGCGTCAGGGCGACGTGGTGCTGGTGTGGGGCGCGGCGGGCGGCCTCGGCGGCTACGCCGTCCAGTTCGTCCGCAACGGCGGCGGCATACCGGTCGGCATCGTCAGTTCGGACGAGAAGGCCGAGGTCGCGCGCAAGCTCGGCTGCGAACTGGTCATCGACCGCCGGGAGATCGGCGAGATCTCCGCCGACCCGGACGTCACCGTGGCCGCGGGCAAGCGGCTCGGGAAGATCATCAGGCGTGAGGTCGGCGAGGACCCGAACATCGTCTTCGAGCACGTCGGCCGCGAGACGTTCGGAGTCTCGGTGTTCGTCGCCCGTCGCGGCGGCACCATCGTGACGTGCGGATCGAGCACGGGGTACCAGCACACCTTCGACAACCGCTACCTGTGGATGCGGCTGAAGAAGATCGTCGGCAGCCACGGGGCGAATCTGTACGAGCAGCACCAGGCGAACCGCCTCATCCAGCGCGGCAAGGTGATGCCGATGCTGTCCGCGGTGCACCCGTTCCAGGAGACGGGCGAGGCCGCACGGGCGATCCAGCTGAACGAGCACCTCGGCAAGGTCGGCGTGCTCTGCCTGTCGCCGGCCGCCGGGCTCGGCGTCACCGACCCGGCGCTGCGCGCGCGCATCGGCGAGGACCGGGTCGCCCCGCTGATGACGGCATGA
- a CDS encoding cobalamin B12-binding domain-containing protein — translation MHRVRVVVAKPGLDGHDRGAKVVARALRDAGMEVIYTGLRQTPEQIVRTALEEGADAVGLSLLSGAHMELVPRILKLLAENDAADVPVFCGGIIPPEDARLLVEMGVRRIFTSRDSLPEIIDWAHANLRPLEVTG, via the coding sequence ATGCATCGAGTTCGAGTGGTGGTCGCCAAGCCGGGGCTCGACGGCCATGACCGGGGCGCCAAGGTGGTGGCGCGGGCCCTGCGCGACGCCGGTATGGAGGTCATCTACACCGGCCTGCGGCAGACACCCGAGCAAATCGTCCGCACCGCGCTGGAGGAGGGCGCCGACGCGGTCGGCCTGTCCCTGCTGTCGGGCGCCCACATGGAACTGGTGCCTCGGATCCTGAAGTTGCTGGCCGAGAACGACGCGGCGGATGTGCCGGTCTTCTGCGGCGGGATCATCCCGCCGGAGGACGCGCGTCTGCTCGTCGAGATGGGTGTACGCCGGATCTTCACCTCCCGTGACTCCCTCCCGGAGATCATCGATTGGGCGCACGCCAACCTGCGCCCGCTGGAGGTGACCGGGTGA
- a CDS encoding methylmalonyl-CoA mutase family protein, giving the protein MTKPGEFPYEAGLHPKGYTSRPWTIRQLAGLGDGMDTNKRFHYLLDRGETGLSLAFDLPTQLGLDPDDPTAVGEVGRAGVSVATVDDLAAVFDGIPLDQVSVSFTINATAPMILALWIVVAEESGVDPALLRGTLQNEMLKEHAARKAFVFDLDDSFRFSLDVIEYCVRHLPKVNPVSISGGHAREAGANRAMEVALGIADAETYLQGMLERGFTVDQVAPRLSFIFGTHMEVLAEAAKFRVLRRMYATRMVDLFGATEEKSTRMRIQVNTFGSALAASEPLNNIARTTVQAMAAVLGGVQSLHVCGFDEAAQTPGQLSARVALRVQQILLKETDLAQHIDPLGGSDVIARIADEIEAEASGWLDDIAARGGLLSCLRSGWLESRIDDMAYTGSGPTVGVVDAEESEEEDWLTERQLRSGVVPGRRTPFERGNCDDRLRALTEDVAAGRNVMESMIAAARARASIGQMQQALAAGLGTAPPT; this is encoded by the coding sequence ATGACCAAACCCGGTGAGTTCCCCTACGAGGCCGGACTTCATCCCAAGGGATATACGTCCCGGCCGTGGACGATCAGGCAATTGGCCGGTCTCGGCGACGGAATGGACACCAACAAGCGTTTCCACTATCTCCTCGACCGCGGCGAGACGGGGCTCTCCCTCGCGTTCGACCTGCCCACCCAACTCGGTCTCGACCCGGACGACCCGACGGCTGTCGGCGAGGTCGGCCGCGCCGGCGTCTCGGTGGCCACCGTCGACGACCTGGCCGCCGTGTTCGACGGGATTCCGCTGGACCAGGTGTCGGTCTCGTTCACCATCAACGCGACCGCGCCGATGATCCTCGCCCTGTGGATCGTGGTCGCCGAGGAGTCGGGCGTCGACCCCGCGCTGCTGCGCGGCACGCTGCAGAACGAGATGCTCAAGGAACACGCCGCCCGCAAGGCGTTCGTGTTCGACCTGGACGACAGCTTCCGTTTCTCACTGGACGTCATCGAGTACTGCGTACGCCACCTGCCCAAGGTCAACCCCGTGTCGATCTCCGGCGGACACGCCCGCGAGGCCGGCGCGAACCGGGCGATGGAGGTGGCGCTCGGCATCGCCGACGCGGAGACGTACCTCCAGGGCATGCTGGAGCGCGGATTCACCGTCGACCAGGTCGCACCACGGCTCAGCTTCATCTTCGGCACCCACATGGAGGTCCTCGCCGAGGCCGCGAAGTTCCGGGTGCTGCGCAGGATGTACGCCACCCGCATGGTGGACCTCTTCGGCGCGACCGAGGAGAAGTCGACCCGCATGCGCATCCAGGTCAACACCTTCGGCTCCGCCCTGGCCGCGAGCGAACCGCTCAACAACATCGCGCGCACGACCGTCCAGGCCATGGCGGCCGTCCTCGGCGGGGTCCAGTCACTGCACGTGTGCGGCTTCGACGAGGCCGCGCAGACCCCGGGACAGCTGTCGGCGCGCGTCGCGCTGCGGGTCCAGCAGATCCTCCTGAAGGAGACGGATCTGGCGCAGCACATCGACCCGCTCGGCGGCTCCGACGTGATCGCGCGCATCGCCGACGAGATCGAGGCGGAGGCCAGTGGCTGGCTCGACGACATCGCGGCCCGCGGCGGCCTGCTGAGCTGCCTGCGCAGCGGCTGGCTGGAGTCACGCATCGACGACATGGCCTACACCGGGAGCGGCCCGACGGTCGGCGTCGTCGACGCCGAGGAGTCCGAGGAAGAGGACTGGCTCACCGAACGGCAACTGCGGTCCGGCGTCGTCCCCGGGCGCCGCACCCCCTTCGAGCGCGGGAACTGCGACGACCGGCTCCGCGCCCTCACCGAGGACGTCGCGGCGGGCCGCAACGTCATGGAGTCGATGATCGCGGCAGCGCGGGCCAGGGCCAGCATCGGCCAGATGCAGCAGGCCCTCGCGGCCGGGCTCGGCACGGCGCCGCCCACCTGA
- the meaB gene encoding methylmalonyl Co-A mutase-associated GTPase MeaB has product MTGEPLHALLESARQGSTRALARLMGRAENHDLAAADLGAPGAAGAAGAACPVIGLTGPPGVGKSTFVSCLVAEYRRRGKRVAVLCFDPSSPVTGGALLGDRIRMQAHADDPGVFIRSASSRGHLGGLSATARPMIAVLSAAGFDVILIETVGAGQSEVEIASVADRTVVVLAPGAGDGIQLAKAGVLEVADLYVVNKADQDGVHGLVRELRAMVALGTRDIPVVTTTASRGEGAAEVISALGTENPADATNAPDAPGVTNSPA; this is encoded by the coding sequence GTGACGGGGGAGCCGCTGCACGCCCTGCTGGAATCCGCCCGGCAGGGCAGCACCCGCGCGCTGGCCCGCCTCATGGGGCGTGCGGAGAACCATGACCTCGCGGCCGCCGACCTCGGCGCCCCGGGCGCGGCGGGTGCTGCCGGTGCGGCCTGCCCGGTCATCGGCCTGACCGGTCCGCCGGGTGTCGGCAAGTCGACGTTCGTCTCCTGCCTCGTCGCCGAGTACCGGCGGCGCGGGAAGCGGGTGGCGGTGCTCTGCTTCGACCCCTCGTCGCCGGTGACCGGCGGCGCGCTGCTCGGCGACCGCATCCGTATGCAGGCGCATGCGGACGACCCGGGGGTGTTCATCCGGTCGGCCTCCAGCCGGGGTCACCTCGGTGGCCTCTCGGCGACCGCCCGGCCCATGATCGCGGTCCTGTCCGCGGCCGGGTTCGACGTCATCCTGATCGAGACGGTCGGGGCCGGGCAGTCGGAGGTCGAGATCGCGTCGGTCGCCGACCGGACCGTCGTCGTCCTCGCCCCCGGCGCGGGCGACGGAATCCAGTTGGCCAAGGCCGGTGTGCTGGAGGTCGCCGACCTGTACGTCGTGAACAAGGCGGACCAGGACGGGGTCCACGGGCTGGTCCGCGAACTGCGTGCGATGGTCGCGCTGGGCACCCGGGACATCCCCGTGGTGACGACCACGGCGAGTCGGGGCGAAGGGGCCGCGGAGGTCATCTCGGCCCTCGGCACCGAGAACCCGGCGGACGCGACGAATGCGCCGGACGCGCCGGGCGTGACGAACTCGCCGGCATAG
- a CDS encoding helix-turn-helix domain-containing protein produces MSDNDRQTPAREHTLSRARQSLPDHPVRVALLDLLAELGTVTSTQAAARLGHSSGLCSFHLRQLARHGLIEEVPREGGRARPWRLRWESGPPPDQNAPERFDDLARGLEDESYQHWLSHRDRAPADWKHDESFSAVVHLTPAEMAELAASIRLLVGAYRDRDHRAVAGARPVAAVARLFPLLDDDGGSGGATRSARSSVDVRPEE; encoded by the coding sequence GTGAGCGACAACGACCGTCAAACACCCGCCAGGGAGCACACGTTGAGCCGTGCCCGACAGTCCCTACCGGACCATCCCGTGCGCGTCGCCCTGCTGGACCTGCTGGCCGAGCTCGGCACCGTCACGTCCACACAGGCCGCCGCCCGCCTCGGCCACAGCTCCGGCCTCTGCTCCTTCCACCTGCGCCAACTCGCCCGGCACGGCCTCATCGAGGAGGTTCCGCGGGAGGGCGGCCGGGCGCGGCCGTGGCGGCTCAGGTGGGAGTCGGGGCCCCCGCCGGACCAGAACGCGCCGGAGCGGTTCGACGATCTGGCACGGGGGTTGGAGGACGAGAGCTACCAGCACTGGCTGAGTCACCGGGACCGGGCGCCGGCCGACTGGAAGCACGACGAGTCGTTCAGCGCCGTGGTCCACCTCACCCCGGCGGAGATGGCCGAACTCGCCGCTTCCATCAGGCTGTTGGTGGGCGCGTATCGCGACCGGGACCACCGGGCCGTCGCGGGGGCGAGGCCCGTGGCCGCGGTCGCCCGGCTGTTCCCCCTCCTCGACGACGACGGTGGTAGTGGTGGTGCGACCCGGTCAGCCCGGTCGTCCGTGGACGTACGCCCGGAGGAGTGA
- the def gene encoding peptide deformylase — protein sequence MAVRNGDISQDRRVRVQGEPVDSYPQLAPEVERGAVHRITVVGEEILNRRCREVTEFGTPELSQLIDDMFATNQVANGAGLAANQIDVDLQLFVWDIVDDWGVRHVGHIANPVLDEIATEDRVLVEESEGCLSVPGPYRMVPRLDRAVVRGRDKDGNPLVIEGRGYFARCLQHETDHLHGHLYLDRLSKRERKSALREMEGSKEETFARRAAAAKKLGK from the coding sequence ATGGCAGTTCGGAACGGTGACATCTCGCAGGACCGCCGGGTGCGGGTACAGGGGGAGCCGGTCGACTCCTACCCGCAGCTCGCCCCGGAGGTCGAACGGGGTGCGGTGCACCGCATCACCGTCGTCGGGGAGGAGATCCTGAACCGGCGCTGCCGGGAGGTCACCGAGTTCGGCACGCCCGAGCTCTCGCAGTTGATCGACGACATGTTCGCCACGAACCAGGTGGCCAACGGCGCGGGCCTAGCGGCCAACCAGATCGACGTGGACCTTCAGTTGTTCGTGTGGGACATCGTGGACGACTGGGGAGTGCGCCATGTCGGGCACATCGCCAATCCGGTCCTGGACGAGATCGCGACCGAGGATCGCGTGCTGGTCGAGGAGTCGGAGGGCTGCCTGTCCGTGCCGGGTCCGTACCGCATGGTGCCCCGGCTCGACCGCGCGGTGGTGCGAGGCCGCGACAAGGACGGCAACCCTCTCGTGATCGAGGGCCGGGGCTACTTCGCCCGCTGCCTCCAGCACGAGACGGACCACCTGCACGGCCACCTCTACCTGGACCGGCTCAGCAAGCGGGAACGGAAGTCCGCGCTGCGCGAGATGGAGGGCTCCAAGGAGGAGACGTTCGCCCGCCGCGCCGCCGCGGCCAAGAAGCTGGGCAAGTGA
- a CDS encoding AMP-binding protein encodes MTTQERKSLWGGPATPDCFLTAFARRVTEHPDRTAVVDADRSYTYAELAAWAQAVSADLATAGVGVGDRVAVSRPRGAGAVAALFGVVLRGATYVPLDPEYPVERLQFMIDDCAPRAVITTDDTRVRYDGPLVDIGRAPAAPGTPDLRPVDCDPTLPVYIIYTSGSTGWPKGVALGHRCIDTMAEWQASHSPRPDLRTAQFAPLNFDVSFQEILGTLCGGGTLAVMPEELRREPARLLRWLAEHRVERLFLPFVALQMLAVTARPETLAELSLVEVNTAGEQVVCSEDIRAMFARLPGCRLVNHYGQSESAMVTSHILGPDPYAWPHLPPVGVPLPGCELLIDPENPEDPHIGELLVTGHPLSEGYLGRPELTAERYVTIPTSPAGHTRAFRTGDLVELTDDGVRFLSRVDSQTKIRGIRVDLLEVDAQLLADPDIAAAATVMVTTGAGHAVLRAAVVPREGCAGPAEADALERLRKVLPDASIPASVTVLPELPRTPSGKIDRDAVATLISEDRSRRRRERGRRA; translated from the coding sequence ATGACCACGCAGGAACGGAAGTCTCTGTGGGGCGGCCCGGCGACGCCGGACTGCTTCCTGACCGCATTCGCCCGCCGCGTCACCGAACACCCGGACCGTACGGCGGTCGTCGACGCCGACCGCTCCTACACGTATGCGGAGCTGGCCGCCTGGGCCCAGGCGGTCTCGGCCGACCTCGCGACGGCCGGCGTGGGCGTGGGCGACCGGGTCGCGGTCTCCCGCCCGCGCGGCGCGGGCGCCGTCGCCGCGCTCTTCGGAGTGGTGCTGCGCGGCGCCACGTACGTCCCGCTGGACCCCGAGTACCCCGTCGAACGCCTGCAGTTCATGATCGACGACTGCGCGCCGCGCGCCGTCATCACCACCGACGACACCCGCGTGCGCTACGACGGCCCCCTGGTGGACATCGGCCGGGCCCCCGCCGCGCCCGGGACCCCGGACCTGCGCCCGGTCGACTGCGACCCCACGCTGCCCGTGTACATCATCTACACCTCGGGGTCGACCGGCTGGCCCAAGGGCGTGGCCCTCGGCCACCGCTGCATCGACACGATGGCCGAGTGGCAGGCGTCCCACTCGCCGCGCCCCGACCTGCGCACCGCGCAGTTCGCCCCGCTGAACTTCGACGTCTCGTTCCAGGAGATCCTGGGCACGCTGTGCGGCGGCGGCACGCTGGCGGTCATGCCGGAGGAGCTGCGCCGCGAGCCGGCGCGGCTGCTGCGCTGGCTGGCCGAACACCGCGTCGAGCGGCTGTTCCTGCCGTTCGTCGCCCTGCAGATGCTGGCGGTGACGGCACGTCCGGAGACGCTCGCCGAGCTGTCCCTGGTCGAGGTCAACACCGCCGGCGAGCAGGTCGTCTGCTCGGAGGACATCAGGGCGATGTTCGCCCGGCTGCCCGGCTGCCGCCTGGTCAACCACTACGGGCAGAGCGAGTCCGCCATGGTGACCTCGCACATCCTGGGCCCCGACCCCTACGCCTGGCCCCATCTGCCGCCGGTCGGCGTCCCCCTGCCGGGGTGCGAGCTGCTCATCGACCCGGAGAACCCGGAAGACCCCCACATCGGCGAACTCCTCGTGACGGGGCACCCGCTGTCGGAGGGATACCTGGGCCGCCCGGAGCTGACGGCCGAGCGCTACGTCACCATCCCGACCTCACCGGCCGGGCACACCCGCGCCTTCCGCACCGGCGACCTGGTCGAACTCACCGACGACGGTGTGCGCTTCCTCTCCCGCGTGGACAGCCAGACCAAGATCCGCGGCATCCGCGTCGACCTCCTGGAAGTCGACGCGCAACTGCTCGCGGACCCCGACATCGCGGCCGCCGCGACGGTCATGGTGACGACCGGGGCGGGCCACGCCGTCCTGCGCGCCGCGGTCGTCCCCCGCGAGGGCTGCGCGGGGCCGGCCGAGGCCGACGCGCTGGAACGGCTGCGCAAGGTCCTGCCGGACGCCTCGATCCCGGCCTCGGTGACGGTACTGCCCGAACTGCCGAGGACGCCCAGCGGGAAGATCGACCGCGACGCCGTCGCCACGCTGATCAGCGAGGACCGCAGCAGGCGCCGACGCGAGCGGGGCCGCCGCGCATGA
- a CDS encoding condensation domain-containing protein, with amino-acid sequence MTTILHERPADAGQYALWAEATIDPSISGGGYFVATFHGAVDAHHLEAAARAVLHRHEPLRSVLRLVDGQLRQCVLPAEEACDFEHGDLPCEDGAERAAVRAWRERPEQHRHWDLATEAPIRFRLLRHAPDRCSVVFEAHHAGFDGRSKFLVARDFSACLGDLRAGRAVRPTPLAAPDTPVAPREVTEEAIEFWRTAVDRAEPMALPEGGRLGQRTVTASPTIELDPSAVAALRTKAQALEVSTFTMLMAALTRQLAVYGNTESLLALASDVSDEHTGHVAGLQINVVPVALETARSASTEQSVATARRALTQLARNRRVPFVDLVAGVPGKPLARLSTELGLSFPRPPAGLDLDVPGLRSAWDFFTPNTNAALARTLQIRADWPRCRVRLDYRQDLMGAAEAEQLLADFRTAVSDLAADRTTSSVAPARADRPAPAAGGSPYLRGDVRAGTVHDDDAPQPPTLAPAEGVAFTVHGPSGQPLPRSIAGTVRVLLPDGREIPTEDCGYVAADGRVRLLGPRDGRWIRTRSLIDASAVARVARTHPWVREAEVRMEQARTATAVLTVTGPSTGAPSARDIRAHLRTWLHGGDLPGRIRVTVSDPDTSTDPSTDADSEEG; translated from the coding sequence ATGACCACGATCCTGCACGAGAGGCCCGCGGACGCGGGCCAGTACGCACTGTGGGCCGAAGCCACCATCGACCCGTCCATCAGCGGCGGCGGCTACTTCGTGGCGACCTTCCACGGGGCGGTCGACGCCCACCACCTGGAGGCCGCCGCACGAGCCGTGCTGCACCGGCACGAACCGCTGCGGTCGGTACTGCGCCTGGTCGACGGCCAGTTGCGGCAGTGCGTCCTGCCGGCCGAGGAGGCCTGCGACTTCGAGCACGGCGACCTCCCTTGCGAGGACGGCGCCGAGCGCGCCGCCGTCCGTGCCTGGCGCGAGCGGCCCGAACAGCACCGACACTGGGACCTGGCCACGGAGGCGCCCATCCGGTTCCGGCTCCTCAGGCACGCCCCCGACCGCTGCTCGGTCGTGTTCGAGGCCCATCACGCCGGATTCGACGGGCGCAGCAAGTTCCTCGTGGCCCGCGACTTCTCCGCCTGCCTCGGGGACCTCCGGGCGGGGCGGGCCGTGCGCCCGACGCCGCTGGCCGCGCCCGACACCCCGGTGGCCCCGAGGGAGGTGACCGAGGAGGCCATCGAGTTCTGGCGGACCGCCGTCGACAGGGCCGAGCCGATGGCGCTGCCCGAAGGCGGACGCCTGGGGCAGCGGACGGTCACCGCGTCGCCGACGATCGAACTGGACCCGTCCGCGGTCGCCGCCCTCCGTACGAAGGCACAGGCGCTGGAGGTGAGCACCTTCACCATGCTCATGGCGGCGCTCACCCGCCAACTGGCCGTCTACGGCAACACCGAGTCGCTGCTGGCCCTGGCCTCCGACGTGAGCGACGAGCACACCGGCCACGTCGCCGGGCTCCAGATCAACGTGGTCCCCGTGGCCCTGGAGACGGCCCGGAGCGCCTCGACCGAGCAGTCCGTGGCCACCGCGCGCCGGGCGCTGACCCAACTGGCGCGCAACCGCCGCGTCCCCTTCGTCGACCTGGTCGCCGGTGTGCCCGGCAAGCCGCTGGCCCGGCTCAGCACCGAACTCGGCCTGTCCTTCCCCCGGCCGCCGGCCGGCCTGGACCTGGACGTCCCGGGCCTGCGCTCCGCCTGGGACTTCTTCACGCCGAACACCAACGCGGCCCTGGCCAGGACCCTGCAGATCCGGGCGGACTGGCCGCGGTGCCGGGTGCGCCTCGACTACCGCCAGGACCTCATGGGCGCAGCGGAGGCCGAGCAGCTCCTGGCCGACTTCCGCACCGCCGTCTCCGACCTCGCCGCCGACCGCACGACCTCCTCGGTCGCCCCGGCACGCGCGGACCGCCCGGCCCCCGCGGCCGGCGGATCCCCGTACCTCCGCGGCGACGTCCGCGCGGGGACCGTGCACGACGACGACGCTCCCCAGCCGCCCACGCTGGCACCCGCGGAGGGCGTCGCGTTCACGGTCCACGGCCCGTCGGGACAGCCGCTGCCGCGATCCATCGCGGGTACGGTGCGGGTCCTGCTGCCCGACGGCCGCGAGATCCCCACCGAGGACTGCGGATACGTCGCCGCCGACGGCCGCGTGCGGCTCCTCGGACCGCGGGACGGCCGGTGGATACGCACCCGCAGCCTGATCGACGCCTCCGCCGTCGCCCGTGTCGCCCGCACCCACCCCTGGGTCCGGGAAGCGGAGGTGCGCATGGAACAGGCCCGGACGGCGACCGCGGTGCTCACCGTGACCGGCCCGTCCACGGGCGCCCCGAGCGCGCGCGACATCCGTGCCCATCTGCGCACCTGGCTGCACGGCGGTGACCTGCCCGGACGCATCAGAGTCACCGTTTCCGACCCCGATACGAGCACCGACCCCAGCACCGACGCTGACAGTGAAGAAGGATGA
- a CDS encoding acyl carrier protein has protein sequence MNKQQLTDTVIAFWERATGEEGLTPEDNFFDLGGESLVAAKILALVEREYGLEAELHLIFDNPTIEEFVDAVDEELSAKAQQGTNA, from the coding sequence ATGAACAAGCAGCAGCTGACCGACACCGTCATCGCCTTCTGGGAGCGGGCCACCGGAGAAGAGGGCCTCACGCCCGAGGACAACTTCTTCGACCTGGGCGGCGAGTCCCTCGTCGCCGCGAAGATCCTCGCCCTGGTCGAGCGCGAGTACGGCCTGGAGGCGGAACTGCACCTGATATTCGACAACCCCACCATCGAGGAGTTCGTGGACGCCGTCGACGAGGAGCTGTCCGCCAAGGCACAGCAAGGGACGAACGCATGA